A window of the Serratia sarumanii genome harbors these coding sequences:
- the glmM gene encoding phosphoglucosamine mutase: MSERKYFGTDGIRGKVGDSPITPDFVLKLGWAAGKVLARHGSRKIIIGKDTRISGYMLESALEAGLAAAGLSASFTGPMPTPAVAYLTRTFRAEAGIVISASHNPFYDNGIKFFSIDGAKLPDNVEESIEAEMEKPLTCVESAELGKASRIIDAAGRYIEFCKGTFPSELSLKGLKIVVDCANGATYHIAPSVLRELGATVIAIGVEPDGMNINEKCGATDVRQLQERVLQEKAHVGLAFDGDGDRVMMVDHLGNKVDGDQILYIIAREGLRQGQLRGGAVGTLMSNMGLELALKQLGIPFARAKVGDRYVLEKLQELGWRIGAENSGHVILLDKTTTGDGIVAGLQVLTAMVRNHMSLHDLCSGMKLLPQILVNVRFAGDHNPLESDAVRKVTEQVEAELAGRGRVLLRKSGTEPLIRVMVEGEDEQQVTALAHRIADAVKSAG, encoded by the coding sequence ATGAGCGAGCGCAAATATTTTGGCACCGACGGCATCCGTGGCAAGGTCGGGGACAGCCCCATCACGCCGGACTTCGTGCTGAAGCTGGGCTGGGCGGCCGGTAAAGTGCTGGCGCGTCACGGTTCCCGCAAGATCATCATCGGTAAGGATACGCGCATCTCCGGCTATATGCTGGAGTCCGCGCTGGAAGCCGGCCTGGCGGCCGCAGGGCTGTCCGCCTCCTTCACCGGGCCGATGCCCACCCCGGCGGTGGCTTATCTGACGCGCACCTTCCGCGCAGAAGCGGGCATCGTCATTTCCGCTTCTCATAACCCGTTCTATGACAACGGCATCAAGTTCTTCTCGATCGACGGCGCCAAGCTGCCGGACAACGTCGAAGAATCTATCGAAGCCGAGATGGAAAAGCCGCTGACCTGCGTGGAGTCCGCCGAGCTGGGTAAAGCCAGCCGCATCATCGACGCCGCCGGCCGCTATATCGAATTCTGCAAAGGCACCTTCCCAAGCGAGCTGAGCCTGAAGGGGCTGAAAATCGTGGTTGACTGCGCCAACGGGGCGACCTACCACATCGCGCCGAGCGTGCTGCGCGAGCTGGGCGCCACGGTGATCGCCATCGGCGTTGAGCCGGACGGCATGAACATCAACGAGAAGTGCGGCGCTACCGACGTGCGTCAGCTGCAGGAGCGCGTGCTGCAGGAAAAAGCGCACGTGGGCCTGGCGTTCGACGGCGACGGCGACCGCGTGATGATGGTGGATCACCTGGGCAACAAGGTGGACGGCGATCAGATCCTGTACATCATCGCCCGCGAAGGCCTGCGTCAGGGGCAACTGCGCGGTGGTGCGGTCGGCACCTTGATGAGCAATATGGGGCTGGAGCTGGCGCTGAAACAGCTGGGTATTCCGTTCGCTCGCGCTAAAGTGGGCGACCGCTATGTGTTGGAGAAGCTGCAGGAGCTGGGCTGGCGCATCGGTGCGGAAAACTCCGGCCATGTGATCCTGCTGGACAAAACCACCACCGGTGACGGCATCGTGGCCGGGCTGCAGGTGCTGACCGCCATGGTGCGCAACCACATGAGCCTGCACGACCTGTGCAGCGGCATGAAGCTGCTGCCGCAAATCCTGGTCAACGTGCGCTTCGCCGGCGATCACAATCCGCTGGAGTCCGACGCGGTGCGCAAGGTCACCGAGCAGGTAGAGGCCGAGTTGGCCGGCCGCGGCCGGGTGCTGCTGCGCAAATCGGGCACCGAGCCGCTGATCCGCGTAATGGTGGAAGGCGAGGACGAGCAGCAGGTGACCGCGCTGGCGCATCGCATTGCCGATGCGGTGAAATCCGCCGGTTAA
- the secG gene encoding preprotein translocase subunit SecG has product MYEALLVIFLLISIGLVALIMLQQGKGADMGASFGAGASGTLFGSSGSGNFMTRMTAVLATLFFVISLILGNLSSNQSKKGSEWENLGQPVKTEQTTAPAAPAKPSSDIPQ; this is encoded by the coding sequence ATGTACGAAGCTCTTCTGGTAATTTTCCTGCTGATTTCAATCGGGCTGGTTGCTCTGATTATGTTGCAGCAAGGTAAAGGCGCTGATATGGGAGCCTCTTTCGGAGCAGGTGCATCAGGCACATTGTTCGGTTCGAGTGGTTCCGGTAACTTTATGACCCGCATGACTGCTGTGCTGGCGACGCTGTTCTTCGTCATCAGCCTGATTCTGGGCAACCTCAGCAGCAACCAAAGCAAGAAAGGCAGCGAGTGGGAAAACTTGGGTCAGCCAGTGAAAACTGAGCAGACAACCGCGCCGGCAGCACCTGCCAAGCCGAGCAGCGATATCCCGCAGTAA
- the rimP gene encoding ribosome maturation factor RimP, producing the protein MSTLEQQLTEMLSAPVEALGFELVGIEFIRARQSTLRIYIDSDNGINVDDCADVSHQVSAVLDVEDPITVAYNLEVSSPGLDRPMFTAEHYTRFLGEEVSLVLRMAVQNRRKWQGIIKSVEGEMITVTVEGKDEVFALSNIQKANLVPHF; encoded by the coding sequence TTGTCCACATTAGAGCAACAGTTAACAGAGATGCTTTCGGCACCCGTAGAAGCGTTGGGCTTTGAGCTTGTAGGCATCGAATTCATTCGTGCGCGCCAATCGACGCTCCGCATCTATATTGATAGTGATAACGGCATCAATGTTGATGATTGCGCTGATGTCAGCCACCAGGTCAGCGCTGTATTGGACGTCGAAGATCCAATCACGGTCGCTTACAACTTGGAAGTCTCCTCTCCTGGCCTTGATCGCCCGATGTTCACCGCTGAGCACTATACGCGTTTCCTCGGTGAAGAAGTCAGCCTGGTCCTGCGCATGGCGGTACAGAACCGTCGCAAGTGGCAGGGTATTATCAAGTCTGTCGAAGGCGAGATGATCACGGTTACTGTGGAAGGGAAAGATGAAGTGTTCGCGCTGAGCAACATCCAGAAAGCGAACCTGGTACCCCACTTTTAA
- the nusA gene encoding transcription termination factor NusA produces MNKEILAVVEAVSNEKSLPREKIFEALETALATATKKKYEQEIDVRVSIDRRTGDFDTFRRWVAVDEVTQPTREITLEAAQFEDPSIELGGYVEDQIESVTFDRITTQTAKQVIVQKVREAERAMVVDAFREHEGEIVTGVVKKVNRDSIALDLGNNAEAVIGREDMLPRENFRPGDRIRGVLYAVRPEARGAQLFVSRSSSEMLKELFRIEVPEIGEEVIEIKAAARDPGSRAKIAVKTNDKRIDPVGACVGMRGARVQAVSSELGGERIDIILWDDNPAQFVINAMAPADVASIVVDEDNCTMDIAVEASNLAQAIGRNGQNVRLASQLLKQHRGDDRWELNVMTADDLQAKHQAEAHAAIDTFTKYLDIDEDFATVLVEEGFSTLEELAYVPIKELLEIDGLDEDTVEALRERAKAALTTLALAQEESLGDNKPADDLLNLPGLERSMAFKLAARGVCTLEDLAEQGVDDLADIEGLSDEQAGELIMAARNICWFGDNA; encoded by the coding sequence ATGAACAAAGAGATTCTGGCTGTTGTTGAAGCAGTTTCCAATGAAAAATCCCTTCCGCGTGAGAAGATTTTCGAAGCGCTGGAAACTGCATTAGCCACCGCAACCAAGAAAAAATACGAGCAGGAAATCGACGTGCGCGTCAGCATTGACCGCAGAACCGGCGATTTCGATACCTTCCGCCGTTGGGTCGCCGTAGACGAAGTGACGCAGCCAACGCGTGAAATCACGCTGGAAGCCGCTCAGTTTGAGGATCCGAGCATCGAGCTCGGCGGCTACGTCGAAGATCAGATCGAATCCGTGACCTTCGACCGTATCACCACCCAAACCGCCAAGCAGGTTATCGTGCAGAAAGTGCGCGAAGCCGAGCGTGCGATGGTGGTTGACGCTTTCCGTGAACACGAAGGTGAGATCGTCACCGGCGTGGTGAAGAAAGTGAACCGTGACAGCATCGCACTGGATCTGGGCAACAACGCCGAAGCGGTGATTGGCCGTGAAGACATGCTGCCGCGCGAAAACTTCCGTCCGGGCGACCGCATTCGCGGCGTACTGTACGCCGTGCGTCCTGAAGCTCGCGGCGCGCAGCTGTTCGTCAGCCGTTCCAGCTCGGAAATGCTGAAAGAACTGTTCCGCATCGAAGTGCCGGAAATCGGCGAAGAAGTGATTGAAATTAAAGCGGCAGCCCGCGATCCAGGCTCCCGCGCGAAAATTGCAGTGAAAACCAACGACAAGCGCATCGACCCGGTCGGCGCCTGCGTAGGTATGCGCGGTGCGCGCGTTCAGGCCGTGTCGAGCGAGCTCGGCGGCGAACGTATCGACATCATCCTGTGGGATGATAACCCAGCGCAATTCGTCATCAACGCCATGGCACCGGCCGACGTCGCGTCGATCGTGGTAGACGAAGATAACTGCACCATGGATATCGCCGTTGAAGCCAGCAACCTGGCGCAGGCGATCGGCCGTAACGGCCAAAACGTGCGTTTGGCTTCCCAGCTGCTGAAACAACACCGCGGCGACGATCGTTGGGAACTGAACGTGATGACGGCGGACGACCTGCAGGCCAAGCACCAGGCCGAGGCTCATGCCGCTATTGATACCTTCACCAAGTATCTTGATATCGACGAAGATTTCGCCACCGTACTGGTTGAAGAAGGCTTCTCCACGCTGGAAGAGCTGGCCTACGTGCCGATCAAAGAGCTGTTGGAAATCGACGGTCTGGATGAAGATACGGTTGAAGCATTGCGCGAACGCGCCAAAGCTGCATTGACCACGCTGGCCCTGGCTCAAGAAGAAAGCCTGGGCGACAACAAACCGGCCGACGATTTGCTCAACCTGCCGGGTCTTGAGCGCAGCATGGCCTTTAAACTGGCCGCGCGTGGGGTTTGTACGCTGGAAGATCTTGCCGAGCAGGGTGTTGACGATCTGGCTGATATTGAAGGGCTTAGCGACGAGCAAGCCGGCGAGCTGATCATGGCTGCACGCAATATCTGTTGGTTTGGCGACAACGCGTAA
- the infB gene encoding translation initiation factor IF-2, with translation MTTDVTVKSLAAEIQTPVDRLVQQFADAGINKSESDSVTQQEKETLLAHLNREHGSAPGKLTLQRKTRSTLNIPSTGGKSKSVQIEVRKKRTYVNRDTQEAQLAEAAEQAQREAEEQARREAEELAKREAEAKRAAEEQAKREAAEIAKRNSAEKEKVTNQHTDEMTKPAQAEKARREAEAAELKRKAEEEVRRKVEEEAKRVAEEARRMAEENGEKWAQADAASAAVESADYHVTTSQHARAAEDENDAKVEGDRRSRTRGGKATKQKKGNKLSESKADREEARAVTRGGKGKRKPSALQQGFNKPAQVVNRDVVIGETITVAELANKMAVKGSQVIKVMMKLGAMATINQVIDQETAQLVAEEMGHKVILRRENELEEALMSDRDTGAAAEPRAPVVTIMGHVDHGKTSLLDYIRSTKVAAGEAGGITQHIGAYHVETENGMITFLDTPGHAAFTSMRARGAQATDIVVLVVAADDGVMPQTIEAIQHAKAAQVPLVVAVNKIDKPEADPDRVKQELSQYGVMPEEWGGEAQFVHVSAKAGTGIDELLQAILLQAEVLELKAVRSGMASGVVIESFLDKGRGPVATVLVQEGTLNKGDIVLCGFEYGRVRAMRDELGRDVTSAGPSIPVEILGLSSVPAAGDEATVVRDEKKAREVALYRQGKFREVKLARQQKSKLENMFANMTDGEVSELNIVLKSDVQGSCEAISDSLLKLSTDEVKVKIVGSGVGGITETDATLAAASNAIILGFNVRADASARRVIEAESLDLRYYSVIYNLIDEVKQAMSGMLAPEYKQQIIGLAEVRDVFKSPKFGAIAGCMVTEGTIKRHNPIRVLRDNVVIYEGELESLRRFKDDVNEVRNGMECGIGVKNYNDVRVGDMIEVFEIIEIQRSIA, from the coding sequence ATGACGACAGATGTAACCGTAAAATCGCTGGCAGCAGAGATTCAGACTCCGGTTGATCGCCTGGTACAGCAGTTTGCTGATGCAGGGATCAACAAGTCCGAGTCGGACTCTGTTACCCAGCAAGAAAAAGAAACATTGCTGGCGCACCTGAACCGTGAACACGGTAGCGCGCCGGGTAAACTCACTTTGCAGCGCAAAACGCGCAGCACCTTGAATATCCCGAGCACCGGCGGTAAAAGTAAATCGGTGCAAATTGAGGTCCGCAAGAAACGCACTTATGTAAATCGCGATACGCAGGAAGCCCAGTTGGCTGAAGCGGCAGAGCAGGCACAGCGTGAAGCGGAAGAGCAGGCACGGCGCGAAGCGGAAGAGCTCGCAAAACGCGAAGCGGAAGCGAAGCGCGCAGCCGAAGAGCAAGCCAAACGTGAGGCCGCGGAGATTGCTAAGCGTAATTCAGCGGAAAAAGAAAAAGTGACCAATCAACATACCGACGAAATGACCAAGCCAGCTCAGGCGGAAAAAGCACGCCGTGAAGCCGAAGCCGCTGAACTGAAACGCAAAGCGGAAGAGGAAGTGCGCCGCAAGGTTGAAGAGGAAGCCAAGCGCGTGGCGGAAGAAGCCCGTCGCATGGCCGAAGAGAACGGCGAGAAGTGGGCCCAGGCAGACGCGGCAAGCGCCGCGGTTGAAAGCGCCGACTATCACGTGACCACCTCTCAGCACGCCCGCGCCGCGGAAGACGAAAACGACGCCAAAGTTGAAGGCGATCGTCGCAGCCGCACCCGCGGCGGCAAAGCCACCAAGCAGAAGAAAGGCAACAAGCTGTCCGAATCCAAAGCGGATCGCGAAGAAGCGCGTGCCGTTACCCGTGGCGGTAAAGGCAAACGCAAGCCTAGCGCTCTGCAGCAGGGCTTCAACAAGCCGGCGCAGGTGGTTAACCGTGACGTGGTGATCGGCGAAACCATCACCGTGGCCGAGCTGGCCAACAAGATGGCGGTAAAAGGTTCTCAGGTCATCAAAGTGATGATGAAGCTGGGCGCCATGGCCACCATCAACCAGGTTATCGACCAGGAAACCGCACAGCTGGTTGCCGAAGAGATGGGCCACAAAGTTATCCTGCGTCGTGAAAACGAGCTGGAAGAAGCGCTGATGAGCGACCGTGATACGGGCGCTGCGGCCGAGCCGCGCGCGCCGGTCGTGACCATCATGGGCCACGTTGACCACGGTAAAACCTCTCTGCTGGACTACATCCGCTCCACCAAAGTGGCGGCGGGCGAAGCCGGCGGCATTACCCAGCACATCGGTGCCTACCACGTAGAAACCGAGAACGGCATGATCACCTTCCTGGATACTCCGGGCCACGCCGCGTTTACCTCGATGCGTGCTCGCGGTGCTCAGGCGACTGACATCGTGGTGCTGGTAGTGGCGGCCGACGACGGCGTGATGCCACAGACCATCGAAGCTATCCAGCACGCGAAAGCGGCGCAGGTGCCATTGGTGGTTGCGGTGAACAAAATCGACAAGCCGGAAGCCGATCCGGACCGCGTTAAGCAGGAACTGTCTCAGTACGGCGTTATGCCGGAAGAGTGGGGCGGCGAAGCGCAGTTCGTCCACGTGTCCGCGAAAGCCGGTACCGGTATCGACGAACTGCTGCAGGCTATCCTGCTGCAGGCCGAAGTTCTGGAACTGAAAGCGGTTCGCAGCGGCATGGCGAGCGGCGTGGTGATCGAGTCCTTCCTGGATAAAGGCCGTGGCCCTGTGGCTACCGTGCTGGTTCAGGAAGGTACGCTGAACAAGGGCGACATCGTTCTGTGCGGCTTCGAATACGGCCGTGTGCGTGCGATGCGCGACGAATTGGGCCGTGACGTGACCTCTGCCGGTCCGTCTATTCCTGTGGAAATCCTGGGTCTGTCCAGCGTGCCTGCAGCGGGTGACGAAGCGACCGTGGTGCGTGACGAGAAGAAAGCGCGTGAAGTGGCGCTGTACCGTCAGGGCAAGTTCCGCGAAGTCAAACTGGCGCGTCAGCAGAAGTCCAAGCTGGAAAACATGTTCGCCAACATGACCGACGGCGAAGTGTCCGAGCTGAACATCGTACTGAAGTCCGACGTACAGGGTTCTTGCGAAGCGATCAGCGACTCGCTGCTGAAACTCTCCACCGACGAAGTGAAGGTGAAGATTGTCGGCTCCGGCGTAGGTGGCATCACCGAAACCGACGCGACGCTGGCTGCGGCTTCCAACGCCATCATCCTGGGCTTCAACGTGCGTGCCGACGCTTCTGCGCGCCGCGTGATCGAAGCGGAAAGCCTGGATCTGCGTTACTACTCCGTGATCTATAACCTGATCGACGAAGTGAAGCAGGCGATGAGCGGTATGCTGGCGCCGGAATACAAGCAGCAGATCATCGGCCTGGCCGAAGTGCGTGACGTGTTCAAATCGCCTAAGTTCGGCGCTATCGCCGGCTGTATGGTTACCGAAGGGACCATCAAGCGTCACAACCCAATCCGCGTACTGCGCGACAACGTGGTTATCTATGAAGGCGAGCTGGAATCCCTGCGTCGCTTCAAAGATGACGTTAACGAAGTCCGTAACGGCATGGAATGTGGTATCGGCGTTAAGAACTATAACGACGTGCGCGTCGGCGACATGATCGAAGTGTTCGAAATCATTGAGATCCAACGCTCCATCGCTTAA
- the rbfA gene encoding 30S ribosome-binding factor RbfA — translation MAKEFSRGQRVAQEMQKEIAIILQREVKDPRVGMATVSGVEVSRDLAYAKVYVTFLNVLTENHDPDLVTNGIKALQDASGYIRTLLGKAMRLRVVPELTFAYDNSLVEGMRMSNLVTNVVKNDAERRSASGDDKED, via the coding sequence ATGGCAAAAGAATTCAGCCGCGGCCAACGCGTGGCGCAAGAGATGCAGAAAGAGATTGCGATCATTCTGCAGCGTGAAGTGAAAGATCCGCGCGTCGGCATGGCGACCGTTTCCGGCGTAGAAGTGTCCCGCGACCTGGCGTATGCCAAGGTTTACGTCACCTTTCTGAACGTACTGACCGAGAACCACGATCCGGATCTGGTCACCAACGGCATTAAAGCGTTGCAGGACGCTTCCGGTTACATCCGCACCCTGCTGGGCAAAGCGATGCGCCTGCGCGTGGTGCCGGAGCTGACCTTCGCTTACGACAACTCCCTGGTGGAAGGCATGCGCATGTCCAACCTGGTGACCAACGTGGTGAAGAACGACGCCGAGCGCCGTTCCGCCTCAGGTGATGACAAGGAGGATTAA
- the truB gene encoding tRNA pseudouridine(55) synthase TruB, translated as MSRPRRRGRDIHGVLLLDKPQGLSSNDALQKVKRLYNANRAGHTGALDPLATGMLPICLGEATKFSQYLLDSDKRYRVIAKLGQRTDTSDADGQIVQERPVNFTQAQLDAALDTFRGDIQQVPSMYSALKYQGKKLYEYARQGIEVPREARSITVYELQFIRWEGDELELEIHCSKGTYIRTITDDLGELLGCGAHVIYLRRLQVATYPIARMVTLEQLNALLAQAQEQAIAPGELLDPLLMPMDSPVENYPEVNLLPVVAGYVKQGQPVQVAGAPASGLVRITEGEERKFIGVGDIAEDGRVAPRRLVVEHFD; from the coding sequence ATGAGTCGCCCTCGTCGCCGCGGCCGTGATATCCACGGCGTGCTGTTGCTGGACAAGCCGCAGGGTTTGTCGTCCAACGATGCGCTGCAAAAAGTAAAACGCCTGTACAACGCCAACCGGGCGGGCCATACCGGCGCGCTCGATCCGCTGGCGACCGGCATGCTGCCTATCTGCCTGGGCGAAGCGACCAAGTTTTCGCAATATCTGCTCGATTCCGACAAGCGCTATCGGGTGATCGCCAAGCTGGGGCAGCGTACCGATACCTCCGACGCCGACGGCCAGATCGTGCAGGAGCGCCCGGTGAACTTCACCCAGGCGCAGCTCGACGCGGCGCTGGACACCTTCCGCGGCGATATCCAGCAGGTACCGTCGATGTATTCGGCGCTGAAATACCAGGGCAAGAAACTCTACGAGTATGCGCGCCAGGGCATTGAAGTGCCGCGCGAAGCGCGCAGCATCACGGTGTACGAGCTGCAGTTTATCCGTTGGGAAGGGGATGAGCTGGAGCTGGAGATCCACTGCTCGAAAGGCACCTACATCCGCACCATCACCGACGATCTCGGCGAGCTGCTGGGCTGCGGCGCGCACGTGATCTATCTGCGCCGCCTGCAGGTGGCGACTTATCCGATCGCGCGCATGGTGACGCTGGAACAGCTGAACGCTTTGCTGGCTCAGGCGCAGGAACAGGCGATCGCGCCCGGCGAGCTGCTCGATCCGCTGCTGATGCCGATGGACAGCCCGGTTGAGAACTATCCGGAAGTGAATTTGCTGCCGGTGGTGGCGGGCTACGTCAAGCAGGGGCAACCGGTGCAAGTGGCCGGCGCGCCGGCTTCTGGCCTGGTGCGTATCACCGAGGGTGAAGAGCGAAAATTCATCGGCGTTGGTGACATCGCCGAGGACGGTCGCGTGGCGCCGCGCCGCCTGGTGGTCGAGCATTTCGACTGA
- the rpsO gene encoding 30S ribosomal protein S15, whose translation MSLSVEAKAQIVADFGRGTNDSGSTEVQVALLTAQINHLQGHFSEHKKDHHSRRGLLRMVSQRRKLLDYLKRKDVARYTSLIERLGLRR comes from the coding sequence ATGTCTCTAAGTGTTGAAGCTAAAGCTCAAATCGTAGCTGATTTCGGTCGTGGTACTAACGACAGCGGTTCTACCGAAGTTCAGGTTGCCCTGCTGACTGCGCAGATCAACCATCTGCAAGGCCACTTCTCCGAGCACAAAAAAGATCACCACAGCCGTCGTGGTCTGCTGCGTATGGTTTCTCAGCGTCGTAAGCTGCTGGACTACCTGAAGCGTAAAGATGTAGCACGTTACACCAGCCTGATCGAGCGTCTGGGTCTGCGTCGCTAA
- the pnp gene encoding polyribonucleotide nucleotidyltransferase has product MLTPIIRKFQYGQHTVTIETGMMARQATAAVMVSMDDTAVFVTVVGQKKAKPGQSFFPLTVNYQERTYAAGRIPGSFFRREGRPSEGETLTSRLIDRPIRPLFPDNFLNEVQVIATVVSVNPQVNPDIVAMIGASAALSLSGIPFNGPIGAARVGYINDQYVLNPTTDELKESRLDLVVAGTAGAVLMVESEADVLSEDQMLGAVVFGHDQQQVVIENINALVAEAGKPKWDWQAPAVNEALQARVAELAEARLGDAYHITEKQERYAQVDAIKDSVVETLLAQDETLDAGEIQDILGNLEKNVVRSRVLRGEPRIDGREKDMIRGLDVRTGVLPRTHGSALFTRGETQALVTATLGTARDAQNLDELMGEKTDSFLFHYNFPPYSVGETGMVGSPKRREIGHGRLAKRGVLAMMPKPEDFPYTVRVVSEITESNGSSSMASVCGASLALMDAGVPIKAAVAGIAMGLVKEADNFVVLSDILGDEDHLGDMDFKVAGSRDGITALQMDIKIEGITREIMQVALNQAKGARLHILGVMEQAISTPRGDISEFAPRIHTIRINPDKIKDVIGKGGSVIRALTEETGTTIEIEDDGTVKIAATDGEKAKFAIRRIEEITAEIEVGRIYQGKVTRIVDFGAFVAIGGGKEGLVHISQIADKRVEKVTDYLQMGQEVPVKVLEVDRQGRVRLSIKEAMAPEAGSPAPEAE; this is encoded by the coding sequence TTGCTGACACCGATCATTCGCAAATTCCAGTATGGCCAGCATACCGTCACCATCGAAACCGGTATGATGGCGCGTCAGGCCACCGCCGCCGTTATGGTGAGCATGGATGACACCGCCGTCTTCGTTACCGTCGTTGGCCAGAAAAAAGCCAAGCCGGGCCAGAGCTTCTTCCCGCTGACCGTTAACTACCAAGAGCGTACCTACGCCGCCGGCCGCATCCCGGGCAGCTTCTTCCGTCGCGAAGGCCGTCCGAGCGAAGGCGAGACCCTGACTTCTCGTCTGATCGACCGTCCGATCCGTCCACTGTTCCCGGACAACTTCCTGAACGAAGTTCAGGTGATCGCGACCGTGGTTTCCGTTAACCCGCAGGTGAACCCGGACATCGTTGCGATGATCGGTGCTTCCGCAGCCCTGAGCCTGTCCGGTATTCCGTTCAACGGCCCAATCGGCGCCGCGCGCGTGGGTTACATCAACGATCAGTACGTGCTGAACCCGACGACCGATGAGCTGAAAGAAAGCCGTCTGGATCTGGTGGTTGCCGGTACCGCCGGCGCGGTGCTGATGGTGGAATCCGAAGCGGACGTGCTGAGCGAAGATCAGATGCTGGGCGCCGTGGTGTTCGGCCACGACCAGCAGCAAGTGGTTATCGAAAACATCAACGCGCTGGTTGCCGAAGCCGGCAAACCGAAGTGGGATTGGCAGGCGCCTGCGGTCAACGAAGCGCTGCAAGCGCGCGTGGCTGAATTGGCCGAAGCTCGCCTGGGCGACGCTTACCACATCACCGAAAAACAAGAGCGTTACGCTCAGGTTGACGCGATCAAAGACAGCGTTGTTGAAACCCTGCTGGCGCAGGACGAAACGCTGGACGCCGGCGAAATCCAGGACATCCTGGGCAACCTGGAGAAAAACGTGGTGCGCAGCCGCGTACTGCGTGGCGAGCCGCGTATCGACGGCCGTGAAAAAGACATGATCCGTGGCCTGGACGTGCGCACCGGCGTACTGCCGCGCACCCACGGTTCCGCGCTGTTCACCCGTGGCGAAACTCAGGCGCTGGTTACCGCGACCCTGGGCACCGCGCGCGATGCGCAGAACCTGGACGAGCTGATGGGCGAGAAGACCGACAGCTTCCTGTTCCACTACAACTTCCCTCCGTACTCCGTGGGCGAAACCGGCATGGTCGGTTCTCCTAAGCGTCGTGAAATCGGTCACGGTCGCCTGGCGAAACGCGGCGTATTGGCTATGATGCCTAAACCGGAAGATTTCCCGTACACGGTTCGCGTGGTGTCTGAAATCACCGAATCCAACGGTTCTTCTTCCATGGCTTCCGTGTGCGGCGCGTCTCTGGCGCTGATGGACGCCGGTGTGCCAATCAAGGCTGCCGTTGCGGGTATCGCGATGGGCCTGGTGAAAGAAGCCGACAACTTTGTGGTTCTGTCCGACATTCTGGGTGACGAAGATCACCTGGGCGACATGGACTTCAAAGTGGCCGGTAGCCGCGACGGTATCACCGCGCTGCAGATGGACATCAAAATCGAAGGCATCACCCGCGAAATCATGCAGGTGGCTCTGAACCAGGCCAAGGGCGCGCGTCTGCACATCTTGGGCGTGATGGAACAGGCTATCAGCACCCCGCGCGGCGATATCTCCGAATTCGCACCGCGTATTCATACTATCCGCATCAACCCGGATAAGATTAAAGACGTGATCGGTAAGGGCGGTTCCGTTATCCGCGCGCTGACCGAAGAGACTGGCACTACCATCGAAATCGAAGATGATGGTACAGTTAAAATCGCTGCGACCGACGGGGAGAAGGCGAAATTCGCTATCCGTCGTATCGAAGAGATCACGGCAGAGATCGAAGTGGGCCGTATCTACCAGGGTAAAGTGACCCGTATCGTTGATTTCGGCGCATTCGTCGCTATCGGCGGTGGTAAAGAAGGTCTGGTACACATTTCTCAGATCGCCGACAAGCGCGTCGAGAAAGTGACCGACTATCTGCAGATGGGTCAGGAAGTGCCGGTTAAGGTACTGGAAGTTGACCGTCAGGGCCGCGTGCGTCTGAGCATCAAAGAAGCGATGGCGCCGGAAGCGGGTTCACCTGCGCCTGAAGCAGAATAA